A single Loxodonta africana isolate mLoxAfr1 chromosome 12, mLoxAfr1.hap2, whole genome shotgun sequence DNA region contains:
- the PRR30 gene encoding proline-rich protein 30, which translates to MLPQNKDQVLLQNAVSPGHPSQGLSQLVDSALPNRQPLPPHQSLPPSHPRLPSSPQSQLPFSPPPQFCSLDSHFSSDSHSDSVPHLNSSSLPTSPTFFHQNYPSLSLPGSSSPSNLLSSSPSQPQNSSLPNLPCYSPSHPKGPPSSTLTSPSPSLPSGVHSSRQTWHLHQYRDSRSPGVVGGCVASERDPAEFRDPGALAQALVVHLGHRRIAHDLRLLLLQRLWLGRAGQAPVVEYPICLVCLRPRSPSCPIPRYRTGPRLLAFPQLLPCAQGQESGPLRIGIGFGLRLPRGQARALHLLPERRPEEVGTQSETAQAPGCQAQASRAPASQTPVAQAQADPAPGTPSQTGSLRSPGPQSRNSAPSSGPLLQAPRQATASPRPKPSSAPKRSVSSEPIPPKSPS; encoded by the coding sequence ATGTTGCCTCAAAACAAGGACCAGGTGCTGCTACAGAACGCAGTGTCCCCTGGGCACCCTTCTCAGGGCCTCTCACAACTTGTGGACTCCGCTCTCCCCAACCGACAGCCTCTCCCTCCCCATCAATCACTTCCTCCCTCCCATCCACGTCTTCCCTCTTCCCCCCAATCCCAGCTACCCTTCTCTCCTCCCCCACAGTTCTGCTCTCTGGACTCACACTTCTCTTCTGACTCACATTCTGACTCTGTCCCACATCTGAACTCTTCCTCTCTCCCAACTTCCCCCACTTTCTTTCACCAGAAttatccctctctctcccttccaggGTCCTCCTCCCCATCTAACCTGctttcctcctctccctctcaGCCACAGAACTCCTCTCTCCCCAACTTGCCTTGCTACTCTCCATCCCATCCCAAAGGCCCACCTAGCTCCACGCTTActtcccccagccccagcctacCTTCTGGGGTCCACTCTTCCAGGCAGACATGGCACTTGCATCAgtacagggactccaggtccccTGGAGTGGTGGGGGGATGCGTGGCAAGCGAGAGGGACCCTGCAGAGTTCAGGGACCCAGGAGCCCTGGCCCAGGCCCTGGTCGTCCATCTGGGGCACCGCCGCATCGCACACGACCTGCGTCTACTGCTTTTGCAGCGCCTGTGGCTAGGCAGAGCCGGCCAGGCCCCAGTAGTGGAATATCCCATATGCTTGGTGTGTCTCCGTCCACGCAGTCCCTCCTGCCCCATCCCCAGGTACAGGACTGGGCCCCGGCTGCTGGCcttcccccaactgctgccctgTGCACAGGGCCAGGAGTCTGGGCCGCTTCGCATAGGCATCGGCTTCGGCCTCCGCCTACCTCGGGGCCAGGCCAGGGCCTTGCATCTGTTGCCAGAAAGAAGGCCGGAGGAAGTAGGAACTCAGAGCGAGACTGCTCAGGCCCCTGGGTGTCAAGCCCAGGCATCTCGGGCACCAGCATCTCAAACCCCAGTGGCTCAGGCCCAGGCAGATCCAGCCCCAGGCACACCCTCCCAGACCGGGAGCCTCAGGTCGCCAGGCCCTCAATCACGAAACTCTGCCCCCAGCTCAGGGCCTCTCCTCCAGGCACCAAGACAGGCCACTGCCTCTCCGAGGCCCAAGCCTTCCTCTGCCCCAAAGAGGTCTGTCTCTTCAGAGCCTATCCCCCCAAAGTCGCCATCCTAG